From the genome of Anopheles moucheti chromosome 3, idAnoMoucSN_F20_07, whole genome shotgun sequence, one region includes:
- the LOC128304339 gene encoding protein trachealess-like — protein MNISTEYAPTDGMNRSYHTRSSYQSRYYGGSGSPGPGHVPSFNGAVMDARRHHDPPPTMLGGYGDSGGSHGGEKPFYSPPPLGSDSYASSVPDERHAAYQANYYGAAGYSHHHQGMLRMPPEHGAYGGCYGTPPIQWYHPQHSSYHQHHGPHHSHQQQHSATPRGYPMPPEHMYNMFNFNRNGREARNRAEKNRRDKLNGSIQELSAMVPHVAESPRRVDKTAVLRFSAHGLRVDYVFGKSKPDETVKPEAQDSLFRMLNGFLLTVTCRGQIVLVSPSVEQFLGHCQTDLYGQNLFNLTHPDDHALLKQQLIPSNLVNMFDNGPGTSSSSSNSSSSCGGTPALLSPTDGTTSNSTDSGEFQRSHDEEEEIDKKLRLDHRRFSIRMARAGPRSEATTYELVTIDGSFRRADAAPRGTAKPGGTSGMQMIRRARGRDDAIPLHSINGNDIVLIGLARVMKVPSICDRLIEACKYEYKTRHLIDGRIVQCDQRISIVAGYLTDEVSGLSPFTFMHRDDVRWVIVALRQMYDYNQNGESCYRLMSRTGDFIYLKTRGYLEVDSDTKVVQSFVCINTLVSEEEGQRLVREMKRKFSVIVDKVELPDESGEPVVENPKQIEEAVLNLITNLQPDSEDKLLNTMPASPASSIKSGFGEGAPLAIVAPEKNSVKSAIVKSINVVSIAAKTMRETRCSSVSGEWSPMNDDQQNSNGSSSTSTTGIASPGVPPTERTAGSSSDPIASPPPPPLSPTVSVSSEHTQRPTVLQKIQLSEDTPGGANVEQRVPPLPSSEHYFTQPFSPSSGGSVPVSLLSPASSHYSQRSSRSPYGCGSGISSPPAPVHASSGGSFLNRTTTVLKRTYSNSSISSLNSLDTFGDSDVGTGDSKRTRMNLTNADLVHCFSDLINPGTDLTSLLPNSFDALDQSLLTMETTTTIIRDRVSSYSNLHESQDRLEKIVEEHQEQREMLQSIKEEYQLQMQSNGTGDAIGTEAVHSEASGGGLTTNTTAASHLFGSTDANAMLCSTLSAGSLSRRRVSTIASTTTTTSMMPSVITSTVVQRTPNSGNERSEKDAGS, from the exons ATGAACATTTCGACCGAGTACGCACCGACCGACGGTATGAATCGATCTTACCACACACGATCATCCTACCAGAGCCGGTACTACGGCGGTTCGGGTAGTCCGGGTCCGGGCCATGTACCTTCGTTTAACGGTGCGGTGATGGATGCTCGACGCCACCACGATCCACCGCCCACTATGTTGGGAGGGTACGGAGATTCGGGTGGGTCGCATGGCGGTGAAAAGCCATTCTATTCGCCACCTCCACTCGGGTCCGATTCTTATGCATCGTCCGTACCGGACGAAAGACACGCAGCGTATCAGGCGAATTATTACGGTGCGGCAGGTTattcccaccaccaccagggtATGCTGCGAATGCCACCCGAGCATGGTGCGTACGGTGGATGCTACGGAACGCCGCCCATACAGTGGTATCATCCGCAACATTCGTCGTATCATCAACACCACGGCCCGCATCAttcgcaccagcagcaacattcGGCAACGCCGAGAGGCTATCCGATGCCACCGGAACATATGTACAATATGTTTAACTTCAACAG aAATGGACGCGAGGCGCGAAACCGTGCAGAGAAGAATCGGCGCGACAAGCTTAATGGATCGATACAGGAACTGTCGGCCATGGTTCCCCACGTCGCGGAATCACCCCGGCGAGTGGACAAAACGGCCGTGCTGCGGTTTTCGGCCCACGGGTTGCGGGTAGACTACG TGTTCGGCAAATCCAAACCGGATGAAACGGTGAAACCGGAAGCCCAGGACTCGCTGTTTCGTATGCTGAACGGGTTTTTGCTCACGGTGACCTGCCGAGGACAGATCGTGCTGGTTTCGCCCTCCGTAGAACAATTTTTGGGACATTGTCAG ACTGATCTTTACGGACAAAATCTATTTAACTTAACCCACCCGGATGACCATGCGCTGCTCAAACAACAGCTGATACCGTCGAACTTGGTCAACATGTTTGACAACGGACCTGgaacgagcagcagcagcagcaacagcagcagtagttgTGGCGGCACACCGGCCCTTCTCAGTCCAACCGATGGGACAACCTCCAACAGCACTGATAGTGGTGAGTTCCAGCGATCCCACGATGAGGAGGAAGAAATTGACAAAAAGCTCCGACTGGATCATCGCCGATTCTCCATCAG GATGGCCCGTGCCGGACCACGATCAGAGGCAACGACTTACGAGCTTGTTACGATCGATGGAAGCTTTCGGCGGGCGGACGCAGCACCCCGGGGCACCGCGAAACCAGGCGGTACGTCCGGTATGCAAATGATACGGCGAGCCCGTGGCCGCGACGATGCTATACCGTTGCATAGCATCAACGGGAACGATATC GTTCTAATTGGGTTAGCGCGAGTGATGAAGGTGCCATCTATCTGTGATCGATTGATTGAGGCTTGTAAATATGAGTACAAAACACGCCACCTGATCGACGGGCGAATAGTGCAATGCGATCAGCGAATATCGATAGTGGCCGGCTATCTGACCGACGAAGTGTCCGGCCTGTCCCCGTTCACCTTTATGCATCGAGATGACGTCCGATGGGTGATAGTAGCGTTACGGCAAA tgtATGACTATAATCAAAATGGTGAATCTTGCTACCGGTTGATGTCGCGTACCGGGGACTTTATCTATCTGAAAACGCGCGGTTACCTAGAGGTGGATAGCGATACCAAAGTGGTGCAGTCGTTCGTCTGCATCAACACGCTCGTTTCGGAGGAAGAGGGTCAGCGTTTAGTGCGCGAAATGAAGCGCAAGTTCTCCGTCATCGTGGACAAGGTGGAGCTGCCGGATGAGAGCGGGGAaccggtggtggaaaatcCGAAACAAATCGAGGAAGCCGTCCTGAACCTCATTACCAACCTGCAGCCGGACAGTGAGGACAAGCTGCTAAATACGATGCCCGCCTCACCGGCCAGCAGCATAAAGTCGGGCTTCGGTGAGGGTGCCCCGTTGGCGATTGTGGCGCCGGAGAAAAACTCGGTCAAGTCAGCGATCGTGAAGAGCATCAATGTGGTGTCTATTGCCGCGAAAACGATGCGCGAAACGCGGTGTTCGTCGGTGTCGGGTGAATGGTCTCCGATGAATGATGATCAGCAGAACAGCAATGGAAGCAGTAGTACCAGCACCACCGGTATAGCAAGTCCCGGTGTCCCACCGACGGAAAGAACCGCCGGTTCATCGAGTGATCCTATCGCGTCACCGCCTCCACCGCCACTGTCACCCACGGTGAGTGTATCATCGGAACACACTCAAAGGCCTACGGTATTGCAAAAAATCCAGCTTTCTGAGGATACGCCCGGTGGTGCAAATGTGGAGCAGCGTGTTCCACCTCTGCCGAGCTCGGAACATTACTTCACGCAACCGTTTTCACCATCGAGTGGGGGAAGCGTACCGGTGTCGCTTCTGTCGCCGGCCTCCTCACATTACAGCCAGCGAAGTTCACGAAGTCCATACGGGTGTGGTAGTGGAATTTCTTCCCCTCCTGCGCCGGTGCATGCTAGCAGTGGCGGAAGCTTCCTTAATCGAACAACGACCGTGCTAAAGCGAACGTACAGCAACAGTAGCATCAGCAGTCTTAATTCTTTAGATACCTTTGGGGATAGCGATGTGGGTACAGGCGACAGCAAGAGAACGAGAATGAATTTGACGAACGCCGATTTGGTTCATTGCTTTAGCGATTTAATCAATCCGGGAACAG ATCTTACTTCTTTGCTACCGAACTCTTTCGATGCGCTTGATCAATCGTTACTAACGatggaaacaacaacaaccatcatCCGCGATCGAGTGAGCAGTTACTCAAATCTTCACGAATCACAGGATCGTTTGGAAAAGATAGTG GAAGAACATCAGGAGCAGCGGGAAATGCTACAGTCAATTAAGGAAGAGTACCAGCTGCAAATGCAGTCCAACGGGACAGGTGATGCAATAGGGACAGAAGCTGTACATAGTGAGGCCAGTGGTGGTGGATTGACAACGAACACAACAGCCGCCTCACATTTGTTTGGCAGTACCGATGCAAATGCAATGCTGTGCAGCACACTTAGCGCGGGATCACTCTCACGCAGAAGAGTCAGTACTATTGCCTCCACTACGACAACGACGTCAATGATGCCTTCCGTTATAACATCTACCGTCGTTCAGCGGACACCAAACAGTGGCAATGAACGATCCGAAAAGGATGCGGGAAGTTAA